Proteins from one Megalopta genalis isolate 19385.01 chromosome 1, iyMegGena1_principal, whole genome shotgun sequence genomic window:
- the LOC117223189 gene encoding calcium release-activated calcium channel protein 1 isoform X1, whose translation MKLETRRRAENGSSLVRNPQESSLMSIWSTSTGRNSVFGAEGGAVLPSTQLPIHVHVARTHLRNADGHCFHKRFHDCQSKMSQSGDGLHTPGYLSWRKLQLSRAKLKASSKTSALLSGFAMVAMVEVQLNSDTKVPSEMLIAFAVCTTLLVAVHMLALMISTCILPNIEAVCNLHSISLVHESPHERLHWYIEVAWAFSTLLGLLLFLLEIAILCWVKFYDFSQVAAWSACIVLIPVLIIFLAFAIHFYRSLVAHKYEVTVSGIRELELLKEQIESTDVEGRNGVNLLQTGVTHVV comes from the exons ATGAAACTGGAAACCAGACGCCGAGCTGAAAATGGTTCTT CGCTGGTCAGAAACCCGCAAGAATCGAGCCTGATGTCCATATGGTCGACAAGCACTGGACGCAATTCAGTGTTTGGCGCGGAGGGCGGAGCGGTACTCCCCTCCACGCAGTTGCCGATCCACGTACACGTGGCGCGAACACATCTACGCAACGCTGACGGTCACTGCTTCCACAAGCGATTCCACGACTGTCAG TCGAAGATGTCGCAGTCGGGAGATGGCCTTCACACGCCGGGTTATCTCTCCTGGAGGAAGCTGCAACTGAGCCGGGCGAAACTCAAAGCATCGAGCAAGACGTCCGCCTTACTTTCTGGTTTTGCCAtg GTCGCCATGGTGGAGGTTCAGTTGAATTCCGACACGAAGGTTCCATCTGAGATGCTGATCGCATTCGCCGTGTGTACCACACTGCTAGTAGCGGTTCATATGCTCGCTTTGATGATATCAACGTGTATCCTACCAAACATAGAAGCCGTCTGCAACCTCCACAGTATCAGTCTGGTACACGAGTCGCCTCACGAACGATTGCATTGGTACATAGAAGTAGCCTGGGCATTCTCCACGTTGTTGGGATTGCTGTTGTTCCTTCTGGAGATCGCTATACTCTGTTGGGTGAAGTTCTACGACTTCTCTCAGGTGGCCGCCTGGTCCGCTTGCATAGTGCTGATACCAGTGTTGATAATATTTCTTGCGTTCGCGATCCACTTTTACCGTAGCCTTGTCGCGCACAAATACGAGGTGACGGTATCCGGTATAAGGGAACTGGAGTTACTTAAAGAACAGATCGAGTCGACGGACGTCGAGGGCAGAAATGGCGTGAACTTGTTGCAGACTGGCGTGACGCACGTGGTGTGA
- the LOC117223189 gene encoding calcium release-activated calcium channel protein 1 isoform X2, giving the protein MSIWSTSTGRNSVFGAEGGAVLPSTQLPIHVHVARTHLRNADGHCFHKRFHDCQSKMSQSGDGLHTPGYLSWRKLQLSRAKLKASSKTSALLSGFAMVAMVEVQLNSDTKVPSEMLIAFAVCTTLLVAVHMLALMISTCILPNIEAVCNLHSISLVHESPHERLHWYIEVAWAFSTLLGLLLFLLEIAILCWVKFYDFSQVAAWSACIVLIPVLIIFLAFAIHFYRSLVAHKYEVTVSGIRELELLKEQIESTDVEGRNGVNLLQTGVTHVV; this is encoded by the exons ATGTCCATATGGTCGACAAGCACTGGACGCAATTCAGTGTTTGGCGCGGAGGGCGGAGCGGTACTCCCCTCCACGCAGTTGCCGATCCACGTACACGTGGCGCGAACACATCTACGCAACGCTGACGGTCACTGCTTCCACAAGCGATTCCACGACTGTCAG TCGAAGATGTCGCAGTCGGGAGATGGCCTTCACACGCCGGGTTATCTCTCCTGGAGGAAGCTGCAACTGAGCCGGGCGAAACTCAAAGCATCGAGCAAGACGTCCGCCTTACTTTCTGGTTTTGCCAtg GTCGCCATGGTGGAGGTTCAGTTGAATTCCGACACGAAGGTTCCATCTGAGATGCTGATCGCATTCGCCGTGTGTACCACACTGCTAGTAGCGGTTCATATGCTCGCTTTGATGATATCAACGTGTATCCTACCAAACATAGAAGCCGTCTGCAACCTCCACAGTATCAGTCTGGTACACGAGTCGCCTCACGAACGATTGCATTGGTACATAGAAGTAGCCTGGGCATTCTCCACGTTGTTGGGATTGCTGTTGTTCCTTCTGGAGATCGCTATACTCTGTTGGGTGAAGTTCTACGACTTCTCTCAGGTGGCCGCCTGGTCCGCTTGCATAGTGCTGATACCAGTGTTGATAATATTTCTTGCGTTCGCGATCCACTTTTACCGTAGCCTTGTCGCGCACAAATACGAGGTGACGGTATCCGGTATAAGGGAACTGGAGTTACTTAAAGAACAGATCGAGTCGACGGACGTCGAGGGCAGAAATGGCGTGAACTTGTTGCAGACTGGCGTGACGCACGTGGTGTGA
- the LOC117223191 gene encoding LOW QUALITY PROTEIN: uncharacterized protein LOC117223191 (The sequence of the model RefSeq protein was modified relative to this genomic sequence to represent the inferred CDS: substituted 1 base at 1 genomic stop codon), producing MPFLKPIKISYTKRKVDISKRNGWRHAIFDLRTELLVKGYYKGEWINDKKEGWGNQLDRYNILMFQIHXTYHRNGFIYEGNWSNDKKHGIGTMSKIYGPPEDGTIRKLYTGQWVNGKRNGFGYSWYEDESYYEGDFCQNKRHGYGRMWYCNGDYYEGCWKNNLYDGEGLYVKYNGNRYKGEFVAGKKEGRGVFYHIITGQKQSGIWVNNMCISGTMSDIYWRQSAPRPTSYPIPRVELAEGNEIEYTGEIDSDNNDEKEIPPSPTCKRPPKTIIPNICVSMNTCRCLESVL from the exons ATGCCATTTTTAAAACCAATTAAAATATCGTACACCAAACGTAAAGTAGACATTTCTAAAAGAAATGGTTGGCGGCACGCAATTTTTGATCTTAGAACTGAATTACTTGTCAAAGGTTATTACAAAGGAGAATGGATAAATGATAAAAAAGAAGGCTGGGGTAATCAACTGGACAGGTATAACATTT taatgtttcaaatccattaaacaTACCACAGAAATGGCTTTATATACGAAGGCAATTGGTCCAACGATAAGAAACACGGTATTGGTACTATGAGTAAGATTTACGGACCACCGGAAGACGGCACTATTCGCAAACTTTACACTGGTCAATGGGTGAATGGAAAACGAAATGGCTTTGGATATAGTTGGTACGAAGATGAAAGCTATTATGAAGGTGACTTCTGTCAGAATAAACGACACGGCTATGGTCGTATGTGGTATTGCAATGGAGATTATTATGAAGGTTGCTGGAAGAATAATTTATATGATGGCGAGGGATTATATGTTAAAT ATAACGGGAATAGGTATAAGGGTGAGTTTGTCGCGGGCAAGAAAGAAGGACGTGGTGTATTTTATCACATAATCACAGGACAGAAACAGAGTGGTATCTGGGTAAACAATATGTGCATAAGTGGAACTATGTCAGACATCTATTGGCGTCAGTCGGCTCCTCGTCCAACATCATATCCTATACCCAGA GTGGAATTGGCAGAAGGCAATGAAATTGAATACACGGGTGAAATTGATAGTGATAATAACGATGAAAAAGAAATACCGCCATCGCCTACATGCAAGAGACCACCGAAGACCATAATCCCAAACATATGCGTCTCAATGAACACGTGTCGCTGCTTAGAGTCAGTTTTGTAA